The Drosophila biarmipes strain raj3 chromosome X, RU_DBia_V1.1, whole genome shotgun sequence genome includes the window CaccagctcctccagctccttctGGCTGCGCAGCAACAATTGCCGCAGGCTGCCGCCCTTCCGGAGCAGGCCGTGTATGTTGCGCGTGTGAACGCCGGGCAGGCGTAGCAGGAAATCGTAGATGGAGCTGTTGAAATGCAATTGCTCGCCGGCCGTTGGCTCGTCACTGCCCAGGGCCACCGCCTTCTGGGGATCCGGTTCGGGTTTGCCCAGCTTCAGTTCCTCGAAGAGCTGGGCCGTTGCATACGGACTGGGCGACCAGATGAGGCGGAGTTTCGGAAAATGCAACGTAAGCAGCTGCAGTTTCTGCACTATATCCGCATTGGCCATGCTCGTCTGCTGGGAGAGCATGAATTTCCCCTGCAGGTGGAAGGGTTTGTTCTGATCGAATTCGATCAGCAGAATGGGCTTTGCATAGTGCCGCTGCATCTGCACGCATTGGTTGTACAATCGCCCCGAATTCAGGGATCCAATTAAATCGGAAATGGACTTCCGCTCCACACAAATATCCGGCGTGAGTATATAGTCGCCAATTGTGATGGTCAAGGGCAGCACCTCCAGTCCGCGCTTGTGAATCAGACAGGGCAAGTCCGAGCGGAACTCACGCATATCCACAATAACCTTGGGCGTCTCCCTGGAGGCCTGCGGAACTTGACCGCCTGCCTGGCGACTCTTGGCATTCTCAGCCGTCAGTTCATCATCGTAGCTCTTGAACAGCAAGAAGGCTTCATCGGTCTTGCCATCCTGGTACTCGGGTATCACCATTTTCTGTGGGAAAATatcaataattatattttaaacagaaaaataaGATGCGCCTTGTACAACTTACACTCTTGGTGTCTATAATCAACTCAAAGGCTGCCTTCTCGCGACGCAAACTGGTCAGGTAAGCCTGCTCCTCCACGGTGCGCGCATGGATCAGAAAATAAACCCTCATGCGATCTGCTGGCGGCAAGCGGCGCCTGGCTTCAAACACCTCCAGCTGCCGAATGGCCGTGACATTCGTATTGTACATGACCACATAGTGCGGCTGCAGTTGCTCCAGCATTCTCTCCAGAGCCATGGAGCCCTCCCGCTCCGTTTTGAAGGTCTGCAGGCATATATACGGCTGATGAGGCACCGTTGCCAGGGCAGCTGTCACATCGAATTGCTCCAGCTCCGGTATGGTTTCGAAAATGGAGGCATCCGGATCGGGTTTAATGTCCAGCAATGGCTCCTGCTCCACCGGCTGCGTCATGGTGAGCATGTAGCTCTCCTCGAAGTGCTGGCCCTCGGTCTCCGATTCGCTCAGCAGCTGAGCCAGTTCATCCATGCCAGCAGGCGGGGGCTGAGAGCCAGAAAGCTCCTCCTTGAGAGGTTCTTTTTTGGCGGCCGCCTCGCCCTTTGTTGGAGCTCCCTTCGCTTGGCTCTCCTTGGCGTACTTGTCGCTCAGTTTGCCCACTGGCACCTCATGATGCAGCGCCTGCTGGAGCAGAAAACGTGGTCCACCTTGCGTGAGGTACTGCTTCAACTGGTGGCAAGTGCGAGCATCCTGGCAGAGGATCAACACCTTTGGTTGCTCCGTTCGCCGGCAACGTCGCATATCACCGGGTATGTCCTGGGTGAGCAGATCCGTGAGAGCCTGCCATTTGGGACAGGGCTCGGGCTCGAATTCtgtgtaaaaatataattaatcaGAGAGTTAAAGGTTTATAAACACAGAGATTTATCTACCCTGCTGGCCATTGAACACGCGCTGCCTGGAGAGCTTGAAAATCTGCTCGGCGGCATCCAGTAAGGTCCATCCCGAGTTGCTCAGGGCATATTCCGTGCTGCGATAGCGTTTCATCAGGGCGTAGGCACTCACCGAATCGTGGTACATGGTGGAGCTGCGAGAACACAttcagtaaataaaaataaatcaaataaaaggcCCCATACTAACATCATTAGACTCCGCAGAATCTTGAGGTCCGCCACTATCAGCTTGGTCTGCGAGTTGAGCTGATGCCAGATGCAGTCCAGCTGCGCCTGCAGGATCTTGTGGAACTTTTTGGTCACACAGTTCTCCACGGTGACAGCCTCCATGTCAACAGTGCGATTGATCCGCTTGATCTCGCGCACCAGGAAGTTCATAATGTCCAGGATGTGCGTTTGTATGGAGGTCATGGTCTGGCTGAGGGGCACATGCAGCTCGATCGTTTGCGTTTGCCACGGCTGCAAGGCGCCACGTACGGTGGCATGGAAGCGGGGCCAAATGTACAAGTGCTTGACGAACAGGTTGCGCATGGTGCGCTCCACATGCGAGTAGCCAATGGTGAAGGCCTCGGGGCTACTGGAGAAGGCCTTTATGAAGCCGGTTTTGTTCTTCTGGCGGTACAATCGCAGAGCGAACGCCTCCTGGCAGCTCTCGATGATGGTGTGCGCGCGCAGCACGACGATTCCGCTGATCAGCTCGATGGGAATGCGCTGCTTGAGCAGGTCCACCACCAGGATGCGGGTGCTAATGAACTGCAGGCCGCCTTCCAGGTAAACGCGCTCCCTGGATAAATAAAGGGAGATCTTTATAACAACAAAGTTGGATTCCAGTTCAAATAGAATAAACACTAAACAGAGTGAGAGGGAAGCTCAGTAGGGTAaaggtaataataataataacactCTGTATAGTATACTTTATTTTAAGGTATTAAGATCATTAATATCCCCAATCCCTAATCTTTGGTGGGGGGATCACAGGCTTACCTCTCGGTGGCCGTGTTGGCCACATCGTGGACGTATTTGGCTTCCATTTTGGACTTGTAGTACTGCTCCTCCCA containing:
- the LOC108021977 gene encoding DNA repair endonuclease XPF; its protein translation is MSDSGAENAETAAEQELPAEVDTAKLLETSTAIQEDEDLANIVTAEEYLMCKDVVLLEYEKQMFLDQVQADGLLVCAKGLSYERVLINILKAYSDSGNLVLVINSSDWEEQYYKSKMEAKYVHDVANTATERERVYLEGGLQFISTRILVVDLLKQRIPIELISGIVVLRAHTIIESCQEAFALRLYRQKNKTGFIKAFSSSPEAFTIGYSHVERTMRNLFVKHLYIWPRFHATVRGALQPWQTQTIELHVPLSQTMTSIQTHILDIMNFLVREIKRINRTVDMEAVTVENCVTKKFHKILQAQLDCIWHQLNSQTKLIVADLKILRSLMISTMYHDSVSAYALMKRYRSTEYALSNSGWTLLDAAEQIFKLSRQRVFNGQQEFEPEPCPKWQALTDLLTQDIPGDMRRCRRTEQPKVLILCQDARTCHQLKQYLTQGGPRFLLQQALHHEVPVGKLSDKYAKESQAKGAPTKGEAAAKKEPLKEELSGSQPPPAGMDELAQLLSESETEGQHFEESYMLTMTQPVEQEPLLDIKPDPDASIFETIPELEQFDVTAALATVPHQPYICLQTFKTEREGSMALERMLEQLQPHYVVMYNTNVTAIRQLEVFEARRRLPPADRMRVYFLIHARTVEEQAYLTSLRREKAAFELIIDTKSKMVIPEYQDGKTDEAFLLFKSYDDELTAENAKSRQAGGQVPQASRETPKVIVDMREFRSDLPCLIHKRGLEVLPLTITIGDYILTPDICVERKSISDLIGSLNSGRLYNQCVQMQRHYAKPILLIEFDQNKPFHLQGKFMLSQQTSMANADIVQKLQLLTLHFPKLRLIWSPSPYATAQLFEELKLGKPEPDPQKAVALGSDEPTAGEQLHFNSSIYDFLLRLPGVHTRNIHGLLRKGGSLRQLLLRSQKELEELVQSQESAKLLYDILHVAHLPEKDEVAGSTALLAAGKQFGAGSHNRFRKAAAESRRGRR